From the genome of Pseudomonas hamedanensis:
GGCGAAGCTAGAGCGCCTCGATGTCAGCGAAACCTCCGTGGATCTGGCCAAGCAGCAAGTGCTGGTCGGCAAAATTCGTAGCAACAAACTGGAAACCTGGGCCGCGCTGGAAGCCGACGGCCAACTCGACTGGCAGAAGCTGTTCGCCAGCCAGCCGTCGAAACCCGCTGCCAATGCCGCCGCCGAGCCGGCCGATGCGCCGGCGGCCGCCGACTCACCCAAGCCTGAATCGACTGCGCCAAGCAAACCGTGGCAGGTGCTGATCAAAGACGTGCAACTGCGCAACTACACCGTGCACCTGGCCGACCGTTCCGCCAAGCCTGCGGTGGCGCTGGATATCACCCCGCTGAACGTTGACCTGCAGGATTTCGACAGCCTCAACGGCTCGCCTTTCAAGCTCAGACTCGACAGCGGGCTGGGCAAGCAAGGCAAGATCAGCGCTGACGGCACGGTCAATCTGGCACCGGTCAACGCGCAGCTCAACGTCAAGACCCAGGACATCGACCTGCGTGTCGCGCAGTCCTACATCAATCCCTTTATTCGTCTGGAGCTGCGCAGCGGCATGCTCGGCAGTGACCTGAAGGTCAACCTGAAAAGCACCGAACCGCTGGCGCTCAGCGTCACCGGCCGCGCGCAGATCGATCAGTTGCACACCCTCGACACGCTCAAGACCCGCGACTTCCTCAAGTGGCAGCAAGTGGTGGTCGAAGGCTTGAACTACCAGCACGGCGACAGCCTGTCGATCGACAAGGTCAACCTGTTCCAGCCCTATGCGCGCTTCATGATCAACGATGACCGCACCACCAACATCGACGACCTGCTGATCGCGCAACCGGCTGACAGCGGTACAAAAACGACCGCCGCGAAACCCGCCGGCAAAGACAAACCGCTGGGCATTCACATCGGCGCGATTGCGATCAACGACGGCTCGGCCAACTTCGCCGACTTTAGCCTGACACCGAACTTCGCCACCGCCGTGCAGCAGCTCAACGGTCAGATCGGCACCATCGACAGTCGTCAGGCGAAGCCGGCCAGCGTCGACATCAAAGGCAAGGTCGATCGTTATGCACCGGTGACCATCAAGGGTGCGGTCAACCCGTTCGACCCGATGGCCAGCCTCGACATCGCCACCAGTTTCAAACGGGTCGAACTGACCACCCTGACGCCCTACTCCGGCAAGTTCGCCGGTTACCGCATCCGCAAGGGCCGGCTCAATCTCGATTTGCATTACCTGATCACCAACGGCCAGTTGAAAGCCGACAACAAAGTGGTGGTCGAGCAATTGCAGCTTGGGGAAAAAGTCGACAGCCCGGACGCTGTCAGCCTGCCGCTGAAACTGGCGATAGCCTTGCTCAAGGACGTCGACGGCAAGATTTCCATCGAGTTGCCGGTGACCGGCGACCTCAATAACCCTCAGTTCAGCGTGATGCCGATTGTCTGGCAGACCCTGCGCAACCTGATCGTCAAAGCCGCCGCCGCGCCATTCAAGATGATTGGCGGGCTGGTCAGTGGCGGTGGTTCCGAAGACCTCGGCACCGTGTCCTTCGCGCCGGGGTCCAGCGACTTGAGCAAAGACGCCGAAGCGGCGCTGGTGAAACTGTCGCAAGCGCTCAAGGAACGTCCGGCCCTGCGCCTGGAAATCGAAGGCACCGCCGCGAAAAGCAGCGACGGCCCGCTACTCGCCGAGCAGCGCCTGGAACGGGAATACCAATACAACTACTACAAGATGCTCCAGCGCCGTGGCGACAAGGTCCCGGCCCAGGCGTCGCTGCTGCAAGTGCCTGACAGCGAGAAAGGCCCGTTGCTTGAGGGTATTTATCGCACCCGCCTGAAAACCCAGCCGCCGGCAGAATGGAAGGATCTGGGCAAGGAAGAACGTACGGCGAAAATGCGCGAAGGCGTGATCGCGTTCTGGAGCGGCAGCGACGTGCTGCTGCGTCAGTTGGGTCAGGATCGCGCCAGCACGATCAAGGATTACCTGGTCGACAAGGGCAAGCTTGAGGATGACCGCGTGTACTTCATCGACGCCAATCTTGGCGAGGCCGAGAGCGATGGCCGGGTGGTAACGCAAATGCACCTGGATGCCGAATGACAACGCGTCACTGGCTGGCTGTGCTCGCGCTGACGTGTGCCGCCAGCCATGCGTCAGCGTCGGATACCCTGCGCTGCGGCAGCCAGTTGATCAGCCTTGGCGACCGCTCAAGCGAGGTCCTGCAAAAATGTGGCGAACCGGTCAGTCGTGACGTTCTGGGCTACAAGCGCAGCGCCAATCGCCGCGAAGAGTTTCAGGTCGAAGAATGGACCTACGGCCCGAACAACGGCATGTACCAATACCTGCGCTTCGAAGGCAATCGCCTGCGACAGATAACCAGCAAACGCGGTAATTGAAGAACATCCCCCCTTGTAGGAGTGAGCCTGCTCGCGATAGCGGTCTGTCAGTCAACACTGATTCAACTGACAGACCGCTATCGCGAGCAGGCTCACTCCTACATTGTTTTGTGTGCCCCCTGAAATAGAACAGGCCCCGACACAAGTGCCGGGGCCTGTAATGGTCACATCCCTGTGACCGTTCGCATGAACTCTAAAGTTGCGACAGACGTATTGCTCGGCCCGCCTGTCGCGTCTTCTCCCGGTCCAGGCGAGAAGCCTTGCCTTACTCGGCTTTCAGGCCGTCAGCGGAGACCGCTTTGACGCCTTTGATTTTCTTGGCGATGGCCACAGCCGTTTCTTTCTGCGATTCGGTTACTGCGGTGGTCGACGACAGGGAAACAACGCCTTTGTTGGTTTCAACCTTGATGTCAGTGCCAGGAATGCCTTTTTCGGTGACCAGATCAGCTTTGACCTTGGTGGTGATCCAGGTATCGGAAGTAGCTTCTTTCGCTTGAGTAACTTCACCGGCAGCCAGAACCATTGGCGACTGGGTAGCCTGAGTGGTCTGGGCGAATGCGCCGCCAGCCATGGTCAGGGTCAGAGCGGTAGCAGCGGCAGTGATAGCGAACTTCTTCATACGAGTAACTCCTGTTTTTACTTGAAGTCTGCTGTAACGCTTGTCAGCAGGGTTACTGGAGATATTGCGAACGCTGTGCCAACTTTTTCGAACAGGTAAAACACTTTAAAAACAATAACTTACGAAAACAGGCAATTTTCATTTTCATGCAAAATGCATGACTGGGGCATTCTTCACATGCAACTTGCGGTTTTTTGGAAAGTTCATAAGCTGCTGAAATTATTAGAGCTTTTGTGAAGCGGTGAGAATTAAAAAAATGCCCCGCAAGCGCGGGGCATTCGGTCGGCAGGCCGCGATTATGTACCGCTGGCAGTGCAGCCTTTGGGCGAGTAATCGGGGGCGACGGTGGTAGCGCATGTCCACACACCAGCACCAGTGCCGGACGAGCGAGTCAGCGTAATAGTCTTGTCGAGGACCGGGCCGGGGGCGTTTTTGATCGTGCAGACGATTGTGCCAGCGCCCGTCGAAGCAGTACCCGACGCCGTCACGGCGCAATTGGAGGTGGTCACCGCGGCACTGCCTGCAACCAGCGTCAATGTCGGATCGGTGCCCTGGTTGATCGTGTCCTCAAACGGCACTTTCAATGCACTGATCTCCGCGAGCCCCGCCGTCACCTTCGACCGCGCCTGGTACTTCGTATACTGCGGCAGGGCGATGGTCGCCAAGATCCCGATGATCGCCACCACGATCAGCAGCTCGATCAATGTGAAGCCTTGTTGTTTTTTCATAGACACACTCCAGGCATGAGGCGAAATCTCATGATCTGAACAAGCCTCAGCACAGCCCATGCCAACGCCTTCAGGCCCCGCCCACTGGGCGCGAGGGTTTGACAGTGCGGTTTCCTACAACCTGCAACCGCACTATCTGACACTTTTTGTCACCTGCACCGGCCGTGTTTGGCGCTGTCACTTGACTAGGCTATAAGTCATGAATGGCAAGCGTGCGGAATCCCCATGAATGACATCGCTCTGAGCGGTCTGGCCAAGCAATTGGTGCAGGCCGAACTGCTCACGGAAACAGGCGCCCAGCAGGCCTGGCAACAAGCGCAGCGCAATCGCGTATCGCTGGTCAATTATCTGGTGCACAACAAGCTGGTGAAAAGCCGGCAGATCGCCGAAATCGCTTCGGAACATTTTGGCATGGCCCTGCTCGACCTCGGTTGCCTCGACAAGGAAACCCAGCCCAGAGGACTGGTCAGTGAAAAACTGGTGCGCCAGCATTGCGCCCTGCCCTTGTGGCGACGCGGCAATAAACTGTTTGTCGGTATCTCCGATCCGAGCAACCAGCAGGCAATCAGCGACATCCAGTTCAGCACCGGCCTGAGCACCGAAGCGATTCTGGTCGAGGACGACAAGCTCAGCGATGCCATCGACAAGTTTTTCGAGACCCACACCAGCGGCCTCGAAGAAATGGCCGATGTCGATCTCGACGGGCTGGACGTCGAGTCCGTCGACGACAATAAGCAGGACGCCATCGGCGGCCTCGACGCCGACGATGCACCCGTCGTGCGCTTCGTGCACAAGATGCTGCTGGATGCGATCAAAAGCGGCTCCTCCGACCTGCACTTCGAACCCTACGAGAAAAATTATCGAGTGCGGGTGCGCACCGACGGCATGCTGCGCGAAGTGGCCAAACCGCCGATCCAGTTGGCCGGACGCATCGCCGCGCGCCTGAAAGTCATGGCCAGTCTCGACATCTCGGAAAGGCGCAAACCCCAGGACGGGCGGATCAAAATGCGCCTGTCGAAAAGCAAATCCATCGATTTTCGCGTTAACACCTTGCCGACCCTGTGGGGCGAAAAAGTGGTGATCCGGATTCTCGACCCGTCCAGCGCGCAGATGGGCATCGATGCACTGGGTTACGAGCCCGAGCAAAAGGCCTTGTACCTGGCCGCGCTGAAGCAGCCGCAAGGGATGATTCTGGTCACCGGCCCGACCGGTTCCGGCAAAACCGTGTCGCTGTACACCGGCCTGAATATTCTCAATACCGTCGACATCAATATCTCCACGGCCGAAGATCCGGTGGAGATCAACATGGAAGGCATCAACCAGGTCAACGTCAATCCACGGCAGGGCCTGGACTTTGCCCAGGCTCTGCGTTCGTTCCTGCGTCAGGACCCGGACGTGATCATGGTCGGCGAGATCCGCGACCTGGAAACCGCCGAAATCGCCATCAAGGCCGCACAGACCGGGCACCTGGTGCTGTCGACCCTGCACACCAACAGCGCCGCAGAAACCCTCACGCGCCTGCACAACATGGGTATTCCCGGCTTCAATATCGCCACCTCGGTCAGCCTGATCATCGCCCAGCGGCTGGCGCGCAAATTGTGCAGCCACTGCAAAAAGCCCATCGACATTCCTCGCGAAACCCTGATCAAGGAAGGCTTCCCCGAGGAACGCATCGGCAGTTTCACGATCTACGAGCCGGTCGGTTGCGATCACTGCAACGGCGGTTACAAGGGACGCGTGGGGATTTATGAAGTGGTGAAAAACACACCGGACTTGCAACGGCTGATCATGGCCGAGGGCAATTCACTGGAAATCGACAGCCAGATGCGCCGCGACGGCTTCGACGATTTGCGCACCTCTGGACTGCACAAGGCCATGCAAGGCATTACCAGCCTTGAGGAAATCAACCGAGTCAGCAAGGACTGAACATGGCGGCCAAGGCAGCGAAAATCAGCGTCTACGCCTGGGAAGGTACGGATCGCAAAGGCAGCAAAGTCTCAGGTGAACTGAGCGGGCAAACCCCGGCATTGATCAAAGCGCAGTTGCGCAAACAGGGGATCTCCCCCGGCAAGGTGCGCAAGAAGTCGGCGTCCTTGCTCAGCTTCGGTCAGCGCATCAAGGTTCGCGACATTGCCCTGTTTACCCGGCAAATGGCGACAATGATGAAGGCCGGTGTTCCGCTGCTGCAATCGTTCGACATCATCGGCGAGGGCTTCGAAAACCCGGCGATGCGCAAACTGGTGGACGAGGTGAAGCAGGAAGTCGCGGCGGGCAACAGCTTTGCCACCGCGCTGCGCAAAAAGCCGCAGTACTTCGACGAGCTGTATTGCAACCTGGTCGACGCCGGCGAGCAGTCCGGCGCCCTCGACACCCTGTTGGAACGCGTCGCAACGTATAAGGAGAAGAGCGAAGCGCTCAAAGCGAAGATCAAGAAGGCCATGACCTATCCGACAGCCGTGTTGCTGGTGGCGGCGGTGGTCACCGGGATTCTACTGGTGAAGGTCGTGCCGCAATTCGAGTCGGTGTTCTCTGGTTTCGGCGCCGAACTGCCGGGCTTCACCCTGATGGTGATCAGCCTTTCGGAATTCATGCAGCAATGGTGGTGGGCGATGCTGCTGGTGTTGGTGGCGGCCATTTTCGGCCTGCGCCATGCCTTGAAAAAATCCCAGGCCTTGCGCGATCGCCGCGACACCTTACTGCTGAAACTGCCGCTGGTGGGCACGCTGATGTATAAATCCGCCGTCGCCCGTTTTGCCCGCACTCTGTCGACCACCTTTGCCGCCGGCGTACCGCTGGTGGAGGCGCTCGATTCGGTGGCCGGTGCCACCGGCAACGTGGTGTTCAAACGCGCCGTGCTGCGCGTGCGCCAGGATGTCTCCACCGGCATGCAGTTGAATTTCTCGATGCGCAGCACGGGCGTGTTTCCCAACATGGCGGTGCAGATGACCGCCATCGGCGAAGAGTCCGGCGCCCTCGATGACATGCTCGACAAAGTCGCGGGGTTTTACGAAGAGGAAGTGGATAACATGGTCGACAACCTCACCAGCCTGATGGAGCCGTTCATCATGGTGGTGCTGGGAGTGATCGTCGGCGGGCTGGTGGTGGCCATGTACCTGCCGATTTTCCAACTCGGCTCAGCGGTCTGACATGCCTCTCGACGAACTCTTCGCCCTGTATCCGCTGGCCTTTGTCTGCACCGCGTTGCTGCTGGGGCTGGTGGTCGGCAGCTTCCTCAATGTACTGGTCTGGCGCCTGCCGAAAATGCTTGAGCGCGATTGGCGCGAGCAGGCCCATGAGGTGCTCGGCTTGCCCGCGGATCAAGCGTTGCCGACCTACAACCTGCTGCTTCCTCACTCCCAATGCCCGCACTGTGCACACCGAATCCGCGCCGGGGAAAACATTCCGCTGCTCAGTTACCTGTGCTTGCGCGGGCGCTGTTCGGCCTGCGCTGCACCGATCGGTAAACGCTATCCGCTGACCGAACTGGCCTGCGGCCTGCTGTCAGCCTTCATTGCGTGGCACCTGGGTTTTGGTTGGCCGGCCTGCGCGCTGATCGTGCTGACGTGGGGGTTGCTGGCGATGAGCCTGATCGACAGCGAACATCAACTGTTGCCTGATGTGCTGGTGCTGCCGCTGTTATGGCTGGGGCTGATCGTTAACAGTTTCGGGTTATTTGTGCCGTTACACGATGCGCTGTGGGGCGCGGTGGCCGGATATATGGCGCTGTGGTCGGTGTTCTGGCTGTTCAAGCTGATCACCGGCAAGGACGGCATCGGCCATGGCGATTTCAAGCTGCTGGCGCTGCTCGGCGCCTGGGGCGGCTGGCAGATACTGCCGCTGACGATTCTGCTGTCCTCGCTGGTGGGCGCGTTGCTCGGCGTGATTGTGCTGCGTCTGCGCAAAGCGCAGACCTCGACGCCGATCCCTTTCGGCCCCTACCTGGCAATTGCCGGCTGGATTGCCTTGCTCTGGGGTGGTCAAATGACCGACTTCTATTGGCAGTTTGTCGGTTTGAAATGAATACCCCTGTGGAAAAACCCTGGATCCTCGGCCTGACCGGCGGCATCGGCAGCGGCAAAAGCGCGGCAGCCCAACACTTCATCGACCTCGGCGTGCATGTGGTGGATGCCGATCATGCGGCGCGCTGGGTGGTCGAACCCGGCCGCCCGGCGCTGGCGAAAATTGCCGAACACTTCGGTTCCGGCGTGTTGCAGGCCGACGGTACGCTGGACCGCGCCGCCCTGCGCAAACTGATCTTTGAAGTGCCCGAGGAGCGTCGCTGGCTCGAAGCCTTGCTGCATCCATTGATCGGCGAGGAAATCGCCCATCATCTGGCGCTGGCACAATCGCCCTACGCGATTCTGGTGTCGCCGTTGTTGATAGAATCCGGCCAATACGCGATGACCCAGCGCATCCTGGTCATCGACGCTGCGCAACAACTGCAGATCGAACGCACCTTGCAGCGTGACCAGACCAGCGCCGAGCAGGTCCAGGCGATCCTCAAGGCGCAATCGAGCCGCGAAGACCGCGTGAGCCGTGCCGACGATGTGATCGTCAACGACCGCGACCTCGCCTGGCTGCACAGCGAGGTCGAACGGCTGCATCACTTTTACCTGACTTTATCCGGAGGCCAAGCATGAGCCACATTCCAACCGTTGAATGCCCAACCTGCGGCGCACCCGTCGAATTCACCCCGAAAAGCGAATTCCGTCCGTTCTGCTCCCATCGCTGCAAACTGATCGACCTCGGCGCCTGGGCGTCGGAAGAACACAAGATTCCGGTTGCACCGGATGCTGAAGACGAACTGTTCTCGGGCGATTTCGACCCGCGTCACTGACCCCGATCAGGGCCGCATGAAGCTATAGTCCTGACCATCGTCGAGGTTTTCCGCCAGAAAACGCAACTCGTCGGCGAGGTCTTCGGCGTTGCGCACAGCCTTGCTCTGCTGCACCACCGCGCTGAGCAAGGCGCGCAAACTCAGGCCCGGGTCGAAGCCCACTTCCAGCGCCATGTCCAGATTCTGCCGGGTTTCCTGCCGCGCCCATTCGTAAACGCCCATGCCACTACTCCTGAAGGGATTTGCGCGAGCATGAAATCTCTCCGGCGTGGCCGGTTTGATGTGGATCAAGACTTCGGCTCGTCGTCCTTCCACGGCGCCGAGAGGTAACGCGTGCGGTTGAAGGTCTCCAGCCATTCCGGGGAAAACACCACCAGCGCACTGACGATCATGCCGTTGATGAAGGCCTCGGGAAACAACAGCAGCCACAGATAACCGACGAAATCCTCCAGCCATTCCGGCATGGCGAACAGGCCGTCGTACCACAGCAGCGTCAGGCTCAGGACCAGGCACAACAGGCCAGACAAAGCGGCTGCGAAGAACCCGGAACAAAAGATGTAAACGAACGGGTTTCGTGGCTGCGCACGCTCGACCAGAATGGCCACACACTCGGTGACCAGCACGGGCAACAGAATCAGTAATGTGCCGTTGACGCCGAGGGCTACAAGGTCCTGACGCCCCAATAGCACCAGCCCCATCTGCGCAACCAGCCCGCCGACAATCGCCAGCGGCCAATCGAGCAGCAAGGTTACCGCCGTCATGCCAATGAAGTGATAGGACACCCCGGTATCGAAATCCCTGCGCACCAGCCACAGCAGAAACAGCGCGAATACCGTGCCGAACAGCAAGTGCTGCCGGCGACTGTCGCTGAACAGCTCGACCCATGGCGCGCGCGTGATCGCCCACAGCAGCACCGGCAGATAAATCAGCCAGCCGAACGTCAGGCTTGTCGAGGACAGCAGTTCAGCTCCAATCATGACCCTTCACCTGCTATTCGACACATCCTTTGTAGGAGCTGCCGAAGGCTCGGGCAGCGATCGGACGATCTTTTAATCTTGTTTTATAAAAGCGAAAGATCGCAGCCTTCGGCAGCTCCTACAAGTGCGCAATCGCAAGACGTTTATATCTGGGCCGATGCAAAGCTTTCTGCTTGTCGCATTTGGACGCTAAGCTTGGGCCTATGGATGACTCAGATTATTTACGCCTGCTGACCATCGCGGCCGAGCAAGCCAACGCGTTCCTGTCCAATGCCCGCAAATGGGAGCGTGAGCGTTGGGTCTGCCAGCGCCTGCTGCAAGGCTTGAATATCCCCTACCGCGCCGATGAATTCGCGCCGGCCGGTGAGCCGCCGGACGTACTGTTTCGCGATGCCAATTTCGAAGTATTTTTCGTCCTCGATGAAGGCCGCCGCCTCAATGATGAATGGCGCGACGAATTGCAGCGTCGGCGCAGCGCGTTCTCCCTCAGCCAACTGGTGCGCCGCGAAGCCAAGCCCAAGCGCATCCCGGCCAATGAATTTCTTTTGCGCCTGGCGCCGACGTTGCGCAAGAAAGCCCATAACTACAAGGAGCGCGGCATGGACCTGGGCGAACTGGACATCATCGCCTTCGCCAGCCTCAAGCGCGAAGTGCTGGACCTCAACAGTCATTTCCCGCCGCCGACCGAATACCTGCGTCAGGGCTGGCGCTCGCTGTCGCTGGTCGGCCCGACGTTTGCCCGTGTGCTGTTCGCTCACCCTGATGCCCCGGACTTTTTGCGCAGCAACCTCGGTCGCAGCATCGTCTTCGACGTAGGCATCAGCCTGTGACGCCGCTGCAGCAACTGATCGCCGAGGTGCCGCAAGCCGGCCGGGTGCGCTGGATCGGCGTGCGCCCCCAATCACGTGGGCCGATGCTTGAACTCGATGCAGTGGAGGCGCGCCTGGAAGCCGGACTGACCGGAGACCACGCCCGCCCCGGCATTCGCAACGCGCGACAAGTGACGCTGATCCAGTGGGAGCACCTGGCGGTGATCCGTGCATTGATGGGCCGTCCCGACGATCAACCGATCAGACCTGAAGATCTGCGGCGCAACCTCGTTATAAGCGGAATCAATTTGTTTAGCCTAAAGGGGCGGCGCTTTCGCATCGGTCAGGCGATACTCGAAACCACAGGCTGGTGTCAGCCCTGCGCACGCTTGCAGAACAACCTCGGCCCCGGCACTTTCCAAGCCGTACGCGGGCACGGCGGAATCACTGCACGAGTGCTACAGAGCGGCATCATTCGCCTCGACGACGACGTGCGCGTCGAACCGGTCCCGGACAGCGGCTATGCTGCGTTCAACCCCGGCTAAAAACCGCTGTAGCTTCTGCCCATTCAGCAACGTCTACCTGACGAGGCAAATATGACCAGCCGCCTGAACCCCGAAGACCAAAAGCATGTCGAAGAATACCTGCAACTGTCCCAACACCGTGTCGAGCGCCGGCCATTCCGGCCGTGGATGCTCCTGGTGCTGGTACTGGCAGTGACCATTGGTCTGGGCCTGTTGAGCCGATTTATCAGTTACCTGACGCTATGAGTCGCTTCGCACTCGCTCGGGCAACTGCACAGATTTCCTTTAAAAACCTTGCGAGTTATCCCTATGTCCCATCGTATTGTCATTGTCGGCGGCGGCGCCGGCGGTCTGGAGTTGGCTACCCGTCTGGGTAAGACCCTGGGCAAACGCGGCACAGCCAGCGTGATGCTGGTCGACGCCAACCTGACACACATCTGGAAACCGCTGCTGCACGAAGTGGCCGCCGGCTCCCTCAACTCCTCGGAAGATGAACTCAACTATGTTGCCCAGGCGAA
Proteins encoded in this window:
- a CDS encoding DUF3094 domain-containing protein, encoding MTSRLNPEDQKHVEEYLQLSQHRVERRPFRPWMLLVLVLAVTIGLGLLSRFISYLTL
- a CDS encoding BON domain-containing protein, translated to MKKFAITAAATALTLTMAGGAFAQTTQATQSPMVLAAGEVTQAKEATSDTWITTKVKADLVTEKGIPGTDIKVETNKGVVSLSSTTAVTESQKETAVAIAKKIKGVKAVSADGLKAE
- a CDS encoding type II secretion system F family protein; the protein is MAAKAAKISVYAWEGTDRKGSKVSGELSGQTPALIKAQLRKQGISPGKVRKKSASLLSFGQRIKVRDIALFTRQMATMMKAGVPLLQSFDIIGEGFENPAMRKLVDEVKQEVAAGNSFATALRKKPQYFDELYCNLVDAGEQSGALDTLLERVATYKEKSEALKAKIKKAMTYPTAVLLVAAVVTGILLVKVVPQFESVFSGFGAELPGFTLMVISLSEFMQQWWWAMLLVLVAAIFGLRHALKKSQALRDRRDTLLLKLPLVGTLMYKSAVARFARTLSTTFAAGVPLVEALDSVAGATGNVVFKRAVLRVRQDVSTGMQLNFSMRSTGVFPNMAVQMTAIGEESGALDDMLDKVAGFYEEEVDNMVDNLTSLMEPFIMVVLGVIVGGLVVAMYLPIFQLGSAV
- a CDS encoding energy-coupling factor ABC transporter permease; the protein is MIGAELLSSTSLTFGWLIYLPVLLWAITRAPWVELFSDSRRQHLLFGTVFALFLLWLVRRDFDTGVSYHFIGMTAVTLLLDWPLAIVGGLVAQMGLVLLGRQDLVALGVNGTLLILLPVLVTECVAILVERAQPRNPFVYIFCSGFFAAALSGLLCLVLSLTLLWYDGLFAMPEWLEDFVGYLWLLLFPEAFINGMIVSALVVFSPEWLETFNRTRYLSAPWKDDEPKS
- a CDS encoding DUF2845 domain-containing protein; translated protein: MTTRHWLAVLALTCAASHASASDTLRCGSQLISLGDRSSEVLQKCGEPVSRDVLGYKRSANRREEFQVEEWTYGPNNGMYQYLRFEGNRLRQITSKRGN
- a CDS encoding DUF748 domain-containing protein, which encodes MKPHMPKGLIRAIGALLTALALYSLLGFLILPGIALRVANQQLANYATVPAHLQRIELNPFSLEVTLWGLMIGEPGKEQVGFDRLYANLQLDSLWTKALHLSDIELDKPKSEILFAKDGKLNLLGLFNIPPSEPTPADPDAKPFPLRIDNIKLAGGVVHFEDVRPSEPIEFLYDDLSFELKNLSTLPEDSADMTLVAIGPAGGRIDWSGNFSLIPFTSEGTLKVTDGQMKAFWPYVRDAVPLVLENGVVSLSTEYKLNLSKQTELLLNNVAVSIAPFAIKAPDGRPLAKLERLDVSETSVDLAKQQVLVGKIRSNKLETWAALEADGQLDWQKLFASQPSKPAANAAAEPADAPAAADSPKPESTAPSKPWQVLIKDVQLRNYTVHLADRSAKPAVALDITPLNVDLQDFDSLNGSPFKLRLDSGLGKQGKISADGTVNLAPVNAQLNVKTQDIDLRVAQSYINPFIRLELRSGMLGSDLKVNLKSTEPLALSVTGRAQIDQLHTLDTLKTRDFLKWQQVVVEGLNYQHGDSLSIDKVNLFQPYARFMINDDRTTNIDDLLIAQPADSGTKTTAAKPAGKDKPLGIHIGAIAINDGSANFADFSLTPNFATAVQQLNGQIGTIDSRQAKPASVDIKGKVDRYAPVTIKGAVNPFDPMASLDIATSFKRVELTTLTPYSGKFAGYRIRKGRLNLDLHYLITNGQLKADNKVVVEQLQLGEKVDSPDAVSLPLKLAIALLKDVDGKISIELPVTGDLNNPQFSVMPIVWQTLRNLIVKAAAAPFKMIGGLVSGGGSEDLGTVSFAPGSSDLSKDAEAALVKLSQALKERPALRLEIEGTAAKSSDGPLLAEQRLEREYQYNYYKMLQRRGDKVPAQASLLQVPDSEKGPLLEGIYRTRLKTQPPAEWKDLGKEERTAKMREGVIAFWSGSDVLLRQLGQDRASTIKDYLVDKGKLEDDRVYFIDANLGEAESDGRVVTQMHLDAE
- a CDS encoding DUF1780 domain-containing protein, whose protein sequence is MDDSDYLRLLTIAAEQANAFLSNARKWERERWVCQRLLQGLNIPYRADEFAPAGEPPDVLFRDANFEVFFVLDEGRRLNDEWRDELQRRRSAFSLSQLVRREAKPKRIPANEFLLRLAPTLRKKAHNYKERGMDLGELDIIAFASLKREVLDLNSHFPPPTEYLRQGWRSLSLVGPTFARVLFAHPDAPDFLRSNLGRSIVFDVGISL
- a CDS encoding pilin, whose amino-acid sequence is MKKQQGFTLIELLIVVAIIGILATIALPQYTKYQARSKVTAGLAEISALKVPFEDTINQGTDPTLTLVAGSAAVTTSNCAVTASGTASTGAGTIVCTIKNAPGPVLDKTITLTRSSGTGAGVWTCATTVAPDYSPKGCTASGT
- the coaE gene encoding dephospho-CoA kinase (Dephospho-CoA kinase (CoaE) performs the final step in coenzyme A biosynthesis.); translation: MNTPVEKPWILGLTGGIGSGKSAAAQHFIDLGVHVVDADHAARWVVEPGRPALAKIAEHFGSGVLQADGTLDRAALRKLIFEVPEERRWLEALLHPLIGEEIAHHLALAQSPYAILVSPLLIESGQYAMTQRILVIDAAQQLQIERTLQRDQTSAEQVQAILKAQSSREDRVSRADDVIVNDRDLAWLHSEVERLHHFYLTLSGGQA
- the yacG gene encoding DNA gyrase inhibitor YacG, translated to MSHIPTVECPTCGAPVEFTPKSEFRPFCSHRCKLIDLGAWASEEHKIPVAPDAEDELFSGDFDPRH
- a CDS encoding MOSC domain-containing protein, coding for MTPLQQLIAEVPQAGRVRWIGVRPQSRGPMLELDAVEARLEAGLTGDHARPGIRNARQVTLIQWEHLAVIRALMGRPDDQPIRPEDLRRNLVISGINLFSLKGRRFRIGQAILETTGWCQPCARLQNNLGPGTFQAVRGHGGITARVLQSGIIRLDDDVRVEPVPDSGYAAFNPG
- the pilB gene encoding type IV-A pilus assembly ATPase PilB yields the protein MNDIALSGLAKQLVQAELLTETGAQQAWQQAQRNRVSLVNYLVHNKLVKSRQIAEIASEHFGMALLDLGCLDKETQPRGLVSEKLVRQHCALPLWRRGNKLFVGISDPSNQQAISDIQFSTGLSTEAILVEDDKLSDAIDKFFETHTSGLEEMADVDLDGLDVESVDDNKQDAIGGLDADDAPVVRFVHKMLLDAIKSGSSDLHFEPYEKNYRVRVRTDGMLREVAKPPIQLAGRIAARLKVMASLDISERRKPQDGRIKMRLSKSKSIDFRVNTLPTLWGEKVVIRILDPSSAQMGIDALGYEPEQKALYLAALKQPQGMILVTGPTGSGKTVSLYTGLNILNTVDINISTAEDPVEINMEGINQVNVNPRQGLDFAQALRSFLRQDPDVIMVGEIRDLETAEIAIKAAQTGHLVLSTLHTNSAAETLTRLHNMGIPGFNIATSVSLIIAQRLARKLCSHCKKPIDIPRETLIKEGFPEERIGSFTIYEPVGCDHCNGGYKGRVGIYEVVKNTPDLQRLIMAEGNSLEIDSQMRRDGFDDLRTSGLHKAMQGITSLEEINRVSKD
- a CDS encoding prepilin peptidase, yielding MPLDELFALYPLAFVCTALLLGLVVGSFLNVLVWRLPKMLERDWREQAHEVLGLPADQALPTYNLLLPHSQCPHCAHRIRAGENIPLLSYLCLRGRCSACAAPIGKRYPLTELACGLLSAFIAWHLGFGWPACALIVLTWGLLAMSLIDSEHQLLPDVLVLPLLWLGLIVNSFGLFVPLHDALWGAVAGYMALWSVFWLFKLITGKDGIGHGDFKLLALLGAWGGWQILPLTILLSSLVGALLGVIVLRLRKAQTSTPIPFGPYLAIAGWIALLWGGQMTDFYWQFVGLK